In the genome of Aspergillus flavus chromosome 8, complete sequence, one region contains:
- a CDS encoding putative extracellular dihydrogeodin oxidase/laccase (unnamed protein product) — MMNLLLPLIFVVLAASIQHTTPPFESPLSSGTGLLSRGVLHNQQFNVNTNYYSRTPDTGVVREYWFDITNATAAPDGVDRPMMLVNGQYPGPTVEADWGDTVKVHVKNNLENNGTSIHFHGIRQFLNNQMDGTVSVTQCPIAPGTSYTYAWRAEQYGTGFYHSHFSLQAWEGVFGGIVIHGPATAEYDEDLGVLFLNDWPHRTFNEMYMNQIRNPATPVIDTGLINMTNVCVNGDGDTAGQRFKTEFVRGKKYRIRLVNVAMHAHFRFSIDDHNLTVIASDFVPIVPFTTNNIAIGMGQRYDIIIQADQSVDNYWIRSVPQSACSNIPTGDNIKGIVHYMGADDDGDPMTVKWDYGDDTQCLDRPMSDLVPWVSLDAMISNAINISDAVAPIAAENSGIFLWTIGGQAFNVSWRDPTLQHSPTTGINNTISDPKAIELPEANQWVIFVITTTQGVPHPIHLHGHDFYILAQGVGPFSKSIPLQTRNPPRRDVALLPAQSDGGYLVIAFPTDNPGAWLLHCHMGFHSSAGFVQQIVEQKTEFWRFLNPELLRDTCDAWDDYAAVNPYGVQYRGTNGPYESGM; from the exons ATGATGAACTTACTTCTCCCACTGATCTTCGTCGTGCTCGCCGCGAGTATTCAGCACACCACTCCGCCGTTTGAAAGCCCCTTATCATCCGGGACAGGTCTCCTATCCCGAGGAGTCCTACATAACCAGCAATTCAATGTCAATACCAACTACTATTCTAGAACCCCTGACACAGGTGTTGTGAGAGAGTACTGGTTTGACATCACCAATGCCACAGCTGCCCCCGATGGCGTCGATAGACCCATGATGCTCGTCAATGGCCAGTATCCAGGCCCCACCGTGGAGGCAGACTGGGGAGACACCGTCAAGGTTCATGTAAAAAACAATTTGGAAAACAATGGCACCAGTATTCATTTTCATGGGATCCGACAGTTTCTCAATAACCAAATGGATGGCACTGTCTCGGTTACCCAGTGTCCAATTGCCCCAGGGACAAGTTACACCTATGCCTGGAGGGCCGAGCAGTATGGGACAGGCTTCTATCATtctcatttctctcttcagGCATGGGAGGGAGTGTTTGGCGGCATTGTGATTCATGGCCCTGCGACAGCTGAGTACGACGAAGACCTCGGTGTGTTGTTTCTCAATGACTGGCCGCATCGCACGTTCAATGAAATGTACATGAACCAAATCAGAAACCCTGCTACACCAGTGATAGACACGGGTCTTATTAATATGACCAATGTTTGTGTCAACGGTGATGGTGACACAGCTGGTCAAAGGTTCAAGACAGAGTTTGTCCGTGGGAAGAAGTATCGGATCCGCCTCGTGAACGTGGCTATGCACGCTCACTTCCGATTCTCGATAGACGACCATAACCTGACGGTCATTGCCAGTGACTTCGTGCCCATCGTCCCATTTACCACCAACAACATTGCCATCGGAATGGGTCAGCGCTACGATATTATCATCCAAGCAGACCAATCTGTGGATAACTACTGGATCAGATCCGTTCCTCAATCGGCCTGTTCTAATATCCCGACCGGTGATAACATCAAAGGCATTGTTCATTATATGGGGGCAGACGATGACGGAGATCCAATGACTGTTAAATGGGATTACGGAGACGACACCCAGTGTCTGGACAGGCCAATGTCAGACCTTGTCCCTTGGGTCTCCCTTGATGCCATGATCTCCAACGCAATCAACATTAGCGATGCAGTCGCTCCCATTGCTGCTGAAAACTCTGGCATATTCCTATGGACCATCGGCGGCCAGGCCTTCAACGTTTCTTGGAGGGACCCTACCCTTCAACATTCCCCAACCACCGGTATAAACAACACAATCTCTGACCCAAAAGCTATTGAACTTCCCGAAGCAAACCAATGGGTTATCTTCGTCATTACCACCACCCAGGGGGTTCCACATCCGATCCATCTTCATG GGCACGACTTCTATATTCTCGCCCAAGGTGTCGGGCCCTTCTCCAAAAGCATCCCCTTGCAAACCCGTAACCCACCCAGACGGGACGTCGCCTTACTACCGGCTCAGAGTGACGGAGGGTATTTGGTGATAGCGTTTCCGACCGATAATCCGGGTGCCTGGCTTCTGCACTGCCATATGGGCTTTCACTCATCCGCAGGTTTCGTGCAGCAGATAGTTGAGCAGAAGACCGAGTTCTGGAGGTTTCTGAATCCGGAGCTCTTGAGAGACACCTGTGATGCATGGGATGATTATGCCGCTGTCAATCCTTATGGGGTGCAGTACAGAGGCACTAACGGGCCGTACGAGTCTGGGATGTGA